One genomic window of Maribacter aquivivus includes the following:
- the hflX gene encoding GTPase HflX, which translates to MIEKKSIDYEKAVLIGIINKDQNEEKVKEYLDELEFLTYTAGGEVLKRFTQRMDIPNPKTLIGTGKMEEIEKYVDEHEIGSVIFDDELTPGQQRNIEKQLRCKIIDRTSLILDIFAQRAQTSYARTQVELAQYEYLLPRLTGLWTHLERQKGGIGMRGPGETEIETDRRIVRDRITLLKKKLKKIDRQMETQRGNRGALVRVALVGYTNVGKSTLMNVISKSDVFAENKLFATLDTTVRKVVIGNLPFLLSDTVGFIRKLPTQLVESFKSTLDEVREADLLLHVVDISHPQFDEHIESVNKILSEIKSSDKKTIMIFNKIDQYEHETIDDDDLITERTGRHFTINDWKQTWMEKVGDRAIFISALNKENLDEFRKRVYDEVRDIHITRFPYNNFLYPEHLDEY; encoded by the coding sequence ATGATAGAAAAGAAGAGTATAGATTATGAAAAAGCGGTTCTTATTGGTATCATCAATAAAGACCAAAATGAAGAAAAGGTCAAGGAATACCTAGATGAACTAGAGTTTCTTACCTATACTGCTGGTGGTGAAGTTTTAAAACGTTTTACCCAACGTATGGATATTCCAAACCCTAAGACCTTAATTGGTACTGGGAAAATGGAAGAAATTGAAAAATACGTTGATGAGCATGAAATTGGCTCGGTAATTTTCGATGATGAACTTACACCTGGTCAACAACGTAATATTGAAAAACAATTACGCTGCAAGATTATTGATCGTACTAGTTTAATCTTAGACATATTTGCCCAGCGTGCACAGACAAGTTATGCTAGAACACAGGTAGAACTTGCACAATATGAATACTTGCTACCAAGACTAACCGGCTTATGGACGCACCTTGAGCGCCAAAAAGGGGGTATTGGAATGCGTGGACCTGGAGAAACCGAAATTGAAACAGATAGACGTATAGTTCGTGACCGAATTACTTTACTAAAAAAGAAGCTTAAAAAAATTGATCGCCAAATGGAAACCCAAAGAGGTAACCGTGGTGCTTTGGTACGTGTGGCACTGGTAGGGTATACCAATGTTGGTAAGTCTACCTTAATGAATGTTATTAGTAAGAGTGATGTATTTGCCGAAAACAAGCTATTTGCTACATTAGATACCACAGTAAGAAAGGTTGTTATAGGAAATTTACCTTTTCTTTTAAGTGATACGGTAGGATTTATTAGAAAACTGCCTACACAGCTAGTAGAAAGCTTTAAAAGTACGTTAGACGAGGTTCGCGAGGCAGATTTATTATTACATGTAGTAGATATCTCTCACCCGCAGTTTGATGAGCATATAGAATCTGTTAATAAGATATTATCTGAAATCAAAAGTTCGGATAAGAAAACAATTATGATATTCAATAAGATTGATCAATACGAGCATGAAACCATTGATGATGATGATTTAATTACAGAACGTACCGGAAGACATTTTACCATTAATGACTGGAAACAAACTTGGATGGAAAAAGTGGGCGACCGTGCTATTTTTATATCT
- a CDS encoding endonuclease/exonuclease/phosphatase family protein: MRFPFFKKKTKKQRYTIAFYNLENLFDPERNTKILDKDYTPNGAKKWTVERYQRKLDKLSKTIVKIGEEDHPYPPVLIGVAEAENNSVFKALLDTKAMDDLDYGFIHYDSPDERGIDTGLIYRKRFFKVLHSEPLLLLVDNAGGVRDTTRDILYVKGELNKELVHVFVNHWPSRRDGGVETEYKRVIAAKEIVQKIEMIKETELDPNIIVMGDFNDDPSSTSLQTMAEGAGLFNPFEKIHIPNSKGSSVYGNKWNMFDQILLSSSFFNYEKSTHSFDSAAIFDHKSLKEKKGKYKGTPYRTFVSDRYMGGYSDHFPVYAMFTFNS, from the coding sequence ATGCGATTTCCATTCTTTAAGAAAAAGACAAAAAAACAGCGTTATACGATTGCATTCTACAATTTAGAGAATCTATTTGATCCAGAGCGCAATACCAAAATTTTAGACAAAGATTATACGCCTAATGGTGCAAAAAAATGGACCGTAGAGCGATATCAGCGTAAATTAGATAAACTCTCTAAGACTATAGTTAAGATAGGTGAAGAAGATCACCCATACCCGCCTGTATTAATAGGTGTTGCCGAAGCTGAGAATAATAGTGTATTTAAAGCATTGTTAGATACCAAAGCTATGGACGATTTAGATTATGGATTTATACATTATGATTCACCAGATGAACGTGGTATAGATACCGGTCTTATTTACCGAAAGCGCTTTTTTAAAGTTTTACATTCAGAACCATTGTTATTATTGGTTGATAATGCCGGCGGAGTTAGGGATACAACCAGAGATATACTATATGTAAAGGGAGAATTGAATAAAGAATTGGTACATGTCTTTGTAAACCATTGGCCATCTAGAAGGGATGGTGGTGTAGAGACAGAATACAAGCGGGTTATTGCTGCCAAAGAAATAGTTCAGAAAATTGAAATGATTAAGGAAACCGAATTGGACCCCAATATTATTGTTATGGGCGATTTTAATGATGATCCGTCGTCAACAAGTCTTCAAACTATGGCAGAAGGGGCTGGTCTATTTAATCCTTTTGAGAAAATACATATACCTAATAGTAAAGGCTCTTCTGTATATGGTAATAAATGGAATATGTTTGATCAGATATTGTTATCTAGTTCTTTTTTCAATTATGAAAAGAGCACACATAGTTTTGATAGTGCAGCAATCTTTGATCATAAGTCTTTAAAAGAGAAAAAAGGTAAGTATAAAGGTACGCCGTATAGAACATTTGTATCTGATCGTTACATGGGTGGTTATAGCGATCATTTTCCGGTTTATGCGATGTTTACCTTTAATTCTTAA
- a CDS encoding S8 family serine peptidase: protein MLTTYNLIYRKSSVLILLLFVFLATNVVTAQTSQERLKIAANNKKTELANFKSNLVSDYALERTHLKEVAKLNNWKIKETLANGKKIELQGIGVDGSPLYYETYSDQAGLVSRASTLNTDGLMGLHLDGDGMKVGVWDAGVALENHIEYTSRVTIGDDNAEVDTHATHVTGSIISTGLKRDAKGVANMANVVSHDWTRDKIEVTEAAADGLLLSNHSYGIKADRVPDWYFGAYTKVAQDWDKIMYNAPYYLMVTAAGNAQKSRDNLEPTYGKTADGFDVLLGFTISKNNITVAGANSKIDGNGNLKTADVCTYSSFGPVDDGRIKPDIAGNGGAVLSTDAASNTSYETSSGTSMATPGVTGSLLLLQQYNKELYGAYMKAATLKGLALHTADDIDDLGPDYKMGWGIMNSKTAAEVLNNKDFSSHIAEETLENGNSFSFDVTAEGNETLIASISWTDVQSSFINSGTLNNTTAALVNDLDIRITKDGQTFLPWKLNPAQAASAATKGDNKVDPFERVEIPNANGTYTITVTHKGELVNAMQDFSLIVSGVAMTTCSINAPEVGLDETEMTTVKLAWNASEDALYEIQYKEVHQQEWSTEYISVNNFSWKGLLIDTTYSFRLRTFCSQNIASEFSEVATFTFNGENTELETLHALNEDSNIPFSVYPNPAVDEIQLNVKTSDTTTYRIMSTGGVALKMDKASDARINVSDLPSGLYILQIQDADVSKSTKFYKY, encoded by the coding sequence ATGTTGACTACCTACAACTTAATCTACCGTAAAAGTAGTGTCTTAATACTACTCCTTTTTGTGTTCTTGGCAACAAATGTTGTTACTGCGCAAACTTCGCAAGAACGTTTAAAAATTGCAGCTAATAATAAGAAGACTGAATTGGCAAATTTCAAATCGAATTTGGTTTCTGATTATGCTCTTGAAAGAACTCACCTTAAAGAGGTAGCAAAACTGAATAATTGGAAAATCAAAGAAACTTTAGCGAACGGTAAAAAAATTGAATTACAGGGTATAGGGGTAGATGGTAGTCCTCTATATTATGAAACTTATTCTGATCAGGCTGGTTTGGTTTCTAGAGCAAGTACATTAAATACAGATGGTTTAATGGGACTTCACTTAGATGGAGATGGAATGAAAGTTGGTGTTTGGGATGCTGGTGTAGCATTAGAAAATCATATTGAATATACATCTAGGGTTACTATTGGTGATGATAATGCTGAGGTTGATACACATGCTACCCATGTTACAGGAAGTATAATTTCTACAGGACTTAAAAGGGATGCTAAAGGTGTAGCAAATATGGCTAATGTAGTATCGCATGATTGGACAAGAGATAAGATTGAAGTAACAGAAGCTGCTGCTGACGGACTTCTACTTTCTAACCACTCTTACGGTATTAAGGCTGATCGTGTTCCAGACTGGTATTTTGGTGCTTATACGAAAGTGGCTCAAGATTGGGACAAGATTATGTACAACGCTCCTTACTACTTAATGGTAACTGCTGCAGGTAATGCACAAAAGAGTAGAGATAACTTAGAACCTACATACGGTAAAACAGCTGATGGTTTTGATGTATTGTTAGGTTTTACCATTTCAAAAAATAATATAACTGTTGCTGGTGCCAATTCTAAGATTGATGGAAACGGAAATTTAAAAACTGCTGATGTTTGTACCTACAGTAGTTTTGGTCCGGTTGATGATGGTAGAATAAAGCCAGACATTGCTGGTAACGGTGGTGCTGTTCTTTCTACAGATGCGGCTAGTAATACTAGTTATGAAACTTCTTCTGGTACTTCTATGGCTACACCAGGTGTTACTGGGTCATTATTGTTGTTACAACAGTACAATAAAGAATTATATGGTGCGTATATGAAAGCAGCCACTTTAAAAGGTTTGGCTTTACATACTGCAGATGATATTGACGATTTAGGTCCAGATTATAAAATGGGATGGGGAATCATGAATTCGAAAACCGCTGCTGAGGTTTTAAATAACAAAGATTTCTCTAGCCACATTGCCGAAGAGACATTAGAAAACGGAAATTCATTTTCTTTTGATGTAACTGCAGAAGGTAACGAAACATTGATCGCTTCAATTTCTTGGACAGATGTTCAATCTAGTTTTATTAATTCTGGTACGTTGAATAATACAACTGCGGCTTTGGTAAATGATCTTGATATTAGAATTACTAAAGACGGACAAACTTTTTTACCTTGGAAATTGAATCCTGCTCAGGCAGCTAGCGCAGCCACAAAAGGCGATAATAAAGTAGATCCTTTTGAAAGAGTTGAAATACCTAATGCAAATGGTACGTATACTATTACTGTTACCCATAAAGGTGAACTTGTAAACGCTATGCAAGATTTTTCATTGATTGTTTCGGGTGTTGCTATGACAACCTGTTCTATAAATGCGCCAGAAGTTGGTCTTGATGAAACTGAAATGACCACTGTAAAATTAGCTTGGAATGCTTCAGAAGATGCACTTTATGAAATTCAGTATAAAGAAGTTCACCAACAAGAATGGTCTACAGAATACATTTCTGTAAATAACTTCAGCTGGAAGGGATTGTTAATCGATACTACCTATTCTTTTAGATTAAGAACGTTCTGCTCACAAAACATCGCTTCTGAATTTAGCGAAGTTGCTACGTTTACTTTTAATGGTGAAAATACGGAGTTAGAAACCTTACATGCTTTAAATGAAGATTCTAATATTCCGTTTAGTGTTTATCCAAACCCTGCGGTAGATGAAATACAGTTGAATGTAAAAACGTCTGATACTACTACCTATAGAATAATGAGTACAGGTGGTGTGGCATTGAAAATGGATAAAGCATCAGATGCTAGAATCAACGTTTCAGACTTACCTTCAGGTTTGTATATTTTACAAATTCAAGATGCTGACGTAAGCAAAAGCACGAAATTCTATAAGTACTAG
- a CDS encoding DUF3124 domain-containing protein, which yields MKKIILLFSVVLVLASCLQEKEISSIHPENWAKRKITMKVQDSLEYGKSYLSIYSQIYSSSEHKTHNLTAMVSLRNTSDVDTIYLSKAEYFDTHGVSLRNYFSHPIYLAPLETAEIIIDEMDVEGGTGSNFIFEWQAPKDCPEPLFEGIMNSTVGQQGLSFTTQSRRIK from the coding sequence ATGAAAAAAATCATCTTATTATTCTCTGTAGTTTTAGTACTGGCAAGCTGTTTACAAGAAAAGGAAATAAGTTCTATACACCCTGAAAACTGGGCGAAGAGAAAAATTACCATGAAGGTTCAAGATTCTTTAGAGTATGGTAAGTCTTATTTATCTATCTATTCTCAAATTTATAGTAGCTCTGAACATAAAACTCATAATTTAACCGCTATGGTAAGTTTACGAAATACAAGCGATGTCGATACTATTTATCTCTCTAAGGCCGAATATTTTGATACCCATGGTGTTTCGCTAAGAAATTACTTTAGCCATCCTATTTATTTGGCTCCTTTAGAAACGGCTGAAATTATTATCGACGAAATGGACGTTGAAGGAGGTACCGGTTCTAACTTTATTTTTGAATGGCAAGCACCTAAAGATTGCCCAGAGCCATTATTTGAAGGTATTATGAATTCTACCGTTGGTCAACAAGGACTTTCATTTACTACACAATCTAGAAGAATAAAATAG
- a CDS encoding 3'-5' exonuclease codes for MPDKIHLENILFLDIETVPEKSSFDQLDETTQELWAHKSQYQRKNDVTAEEFYERAGIWAEFGKIICISVGYFTFKKEERSFRITTFYGGEAKLLQDFKDLLNEHFNHVKNVLCAHNGKEFDFPYIARRMIIHGISLPQKLDLFGKKPWEIPHIDTMELWKFGDYKHYTSLKLMAHVLGIPSPKEDIDGSMVRVVYYEENDLNRIVTYCELDVLTTAQVYLRLRNQDLLTDNEVKKVANE; via the coding sequence ATGCCTGATAAAATACATCTTGAAAATATCTTGTTTTTAGATATAGAAACCGTACCTGAAAAGAGCTCATTTGACCAGTTAGATGAAACCACACAAGAACTGTGGGCACACAAATCTCAATACCAACGAAAGAACGATGTAACTGCAGAAGAGTTTTACGAAAGAGCTGGAATATGGGCTGAATTTGGTAAAATCATTTGCATATCTGTAGGCTACTTTACATTTAAAAAAGAGGAGCGTAGTTTTAGAATCACCACGTTTTATGGGGGAGAAGCGAAACTTCTACAAGATTTTAAAGACCTATTAAATGAGCATTTTAATCATGTTAAAAATGTGCTTTGTGCGCATAATGGCAAGGAATTCGATTTTCCGTACATTGCTAGAAGAATGATTATTCATGGTATATCGCTACCTCAAAAGTTAGATCTATTTGGCAAAAAACCATGGGAGATTCCGCATATAGACACCATGGAACTTTGGAAATTTGGTGACTACAAACATTATACTTCACTAAAACTTATGGCACATGTGTTGGGCATACCATCCCCTAAAGAAGATATTGACGGTAGCATGGTTAGGGTTGTGTATTATGAAGAAAACGATTTAAACCGTATTGTTACCTATTGCGAACTAGATGTACTAACCACTGCGCAAGTGTATTTAAGACTGCGAAATCAAGATCTTTTAACGGATAATGAAGTAAAGAAAGTAGCTAATGAATAG